In Phragmites australis chromosome 17, lpPhrAust1.1, whole genome shotgun sequence, the following are encoded in one genomic region:
- the LOC133897514 gene encoding probable trehalose-phosphate phosphatase 7, which produces MAKSSVAVTEVGVAAAAACPCPGTLFPYPLPRAGIAAVRRKCLQVDLGATAGLLSGAWGVESMRASSPTHAKAAAALAAGVDDERAAWMVRHPSALGKFEQIVAASKGKRIVMFLDYDGTLSPIVDDPDAAFMSETMRMAVRSVAKHFPTAIVSGRCRDKVFEFVKLAELYYAGSHGMDIKGPAKASSRHAKAKAKGVLFQPASDFLPMIEQVHARLVEQTRCIPGAKVENNKFCASVHFRCVDEKRWGQVAETVKGVLREYPKLRLTMGRMVFEVRPTIKWDKGKALEFLLESLGFADCNNVLPVYIGDDRTDEDAFKALQRRGQGVGILVSKHPKETSASYSLREPAEVMEFLLRLVEWKRFYRARLRLQ; this is translated from the exons ATGGCGAAGTCGAGTGTGGCGGTGACGGAGGTgggagtggcggcggcggcggcgtgcccCTGCCCGGGGACGCTGTTCCCGTACCCGCTGCCGCGCGCCGGGATCGCTGCCGTGCGCCGCAAGTGCCTGCAGGTGGACCTCGGTGCGACGGCGGGGCTGCTCAGCGGCGCCTGGGGCGTCGAGTCCATGCGGGCGTCATCGCCCACGCACGCCAAGGCCGCTGCCGCGCTAGCCGCCGGCGTCGACGACGAGCGCGCCGCCTGGATG GTGCGGCACCCGTCGGCGCTGGGCAAGTTCGAGCAGATCGTGGCGGCGTCCAAGGGCAAGCGGATCGTCATGTTCCTGGACTACGACGGCACCCTGTCGCCCATCGTCGACGACCCCGATGCCGCCTTCATGAGCGAGACG ATGCGGATGGCCGTGCGTAGCGTTGCCAAGCACTTCCCGACGGCGATCGTGAGCGGCCGGTGCCGCGACAAG GTGTTTGAGTTCGTGAAGCTGGCGGAGCTGTACTACGCCGGCAGCCACGGCATGGACATCAAGGGCCCGGCCAAAGCCTCCTCCCGGCACGCAAAGGCCAAG GCTAAAGGAGTTCTCTTCCAACCAGCAAGCGACTTCCTGCCCATGATTGAGCAG GTGCACGCGCGTTTGGTGGAGCAGACACGGTGCATACCCGGGGCAAAGGTGGAGAACAACAAGTTCTGCGCGTCCGTCCACTTCAGATGCGTCGACGAAAAG AGGTGGGGCCAGGTCGCAGAGACGGTGAAGGGCGTGCTGAGGGAGTATCCGAAGCTGCGGCTgacgatggggaggatggtgttCGAGGTGCGGCCCACCATCAAGTGGGACAAGGGCAAGGCCCTCGAGTTCCTGCTCGAGTCGCTCG GTTTCGCTGACTGCAACAATGTGCTGCCCGTGTACATCGGCGATGACCGCACCGATGAGGATGCTTTCAAG GCTTTGCAGCGGAGGGGTCAGGGCGTGGGGATCCTGGTGTCCAAGCACCCCAAGGAGACAAGCGCCTCCTACTCGCTCCGAGAGCCCGCCGAGGTGATGGAGTTCTTGCTGCGGCTGGTGGAGTGGAAGCGCTTCTACAGGGCCAGACTCAGGCTGCAATGA